DNA from Triticum aestivum cultivar Chinese Spring chromosome 7D, IWGSC CS RefSeq v2.1, whole genome shotgun sequence:
tgatctccatcttcggggcgccatgttcatcatcgtcaccggcatgacaccatgatctccatcatcatgatctccatcatcgtgtcttcatgaagttgtctcgccaattattacttctactactatggctaacggttagcaatatagtaaagtaattacatgacgtttcagttgacacgcaggtcataaataaattaagacaactcctaggctcctgccggttgtcatactcatcgacatgcaagtcgtgattcctattataagaacatgatcaatctcatacatcacatatatcattcatcacatccttctagccatatcacatcacatgacacttgctgcaaaaacaagttagacgtcctctaattgttgttacaaacttttacgtggctgctataggtttatagcaagaacgattcttacctacgccaagaccacaacgtgatatgccaatttctatttacccttcataaggaccctttttatcgaatccgatccgactaaagtgggagagacagacacccgctagccaccttatgcatctagtgcatgtcagtcggtggaacctgtctcacgtaagcgtacgtgtaaggtcggtccgggccgcttcatcccacgatgccgccaaatcaagataagactagtaacggcaagtaaattgacaaaatcaacgcccacaacaacttgtgttctactcgtgcatagaaactatgcataaacctggctcatgatgccactgttggggaacatagcaataattcaaaattttctacgcatcaccaagatcaatctatggagtttactagcaacgagaggggaggagtgcatctacatacccttgtagatcgcgagcggaagcgttcaagagaacggggttgatggagtcgtactcgtcgtgatccaaatcaccgatgatccaagcgccgaacggacggcacctccgcgttcaacacacgtacggagcggtgacgtctcccacgccttgatccagcaaggaggagggagaggttgaggaagaaggctccaacagcagcacgacggcgtggtggtggtggagtgacagttctccggcagggcttcgccaagcacacgcggaggaggagaggtggtggggagggaggggctgcgccttggatgtggtcctgcagccctcccctcacccctctattcatagggagaagggggaaggggccggcccctctagatgggatctagagggggggcggcggccaaggggggaggtggcttgccccccaagcaagggggggcgcccccctttagggttccccccaaaccctaggcgcatgggccctaggggggttggcgcccagcccactaagggctggttcccttccacctacagcccataaggccctccggggcaggtggatcctcccggtggacccccggaacccctccggtggtcccggtacaataccaatatacccccgaatattttcggtgaccgtatgctgacttcccatatataaatctttacctccggaccattccggaactcctcgtgacatccgggatctcatccgggactccgaacatcattcggtaatcacatacaaaccttccttataaccctagcgtcatcgaaccttaagtgtgtagacactacgggttcgggaatcatgcagacatgaccgagacacctctctagccaataaccaacagcgggatctggatacccatgttggctcccacatgttccacgatgatctcatcggatgaaccacgatgtcgaggattcaagcaatcccgtatacaattccctttgtcaatcggtacattacttgcccgagattcgatcgtccgtatcccaatacctcgttcaatctcgttaccggcaagtcactttactcgttccgtaatgcatgatcccgtgactaactacttagtcacattgagctcattatgatgatgcaataccgagtgggcccagagatacctctccgtcataggagtgacaaatcccagtctcgatctgagccaacccaacagacactttcggagatacctgtagtgcacctttatagccacccagttatgttgtgacgtttggtacacccaaagaattcctacggtatccgggagttgcacgatctcatggtctaaggaaatgatacttgacattagaaaagcttcagcaaacgaactacacgatctagtgctatgcttaggattgggtcttgtccatcacatcattctcctaatgatgtgatcccgttatcaatgacatccaatgtccatggtcaggaaaccgtaaccatctattgatcaacgagctagtcaactagaggctcactagggacatgttatggtctatgtgttcacacatgtattacgatttccggataacacaattatagcatgaacaatagacaattatcatgaacaaggaaatataataataaccatttcattattgcctctagggcatatttccaacaacctcgACCTCCCCGGCGTCAACGAGGCCATCCCAACGCATTTCCTACCCGACGGCGACGACCACCAAGGGCTCGAGGAGCAGCCGTCTAAAATCCTCCTCCGTGCACATTAAGTGTTCGAGAAAAAGTTTCAAATATAAAAAGAAAATATTAGTTTTATTGTTGCGACATAGAAGTAGTTGTAATGAAAATTATTGTGTTCTAGATGAGCTCGTTTGAGTCGTCTCTGCGGgattcttcctccgaagaggaatATGACATGAACAAAGAGGAGGGCATtgcttgatcttgatgatgcacaagaacaaaATGTTGAAGCGTGCTGGTTTCATCTCATCGAGGAGCAgtgagcatggcatggcaacaaACCCACTAGTGTGATGTCTATGTTTCATGTATGTGTGATGATGAACAATTTGTGTTGAATTTTTTTAACGCAGTACAATAGCAAATGACCACAtaatttgtttgaatttgatgtTGTGTATTGATGCATTGTGTAATAACTAAGTATTATCTGTGTTATATTGTTTCGGATTCATTTGGGTTGAGTTTGATATTTATTCGTTTCAATATGTATGCAATTGTGCCCCGTGAAAAACAATATGTATGCAATtgtggtgaagaagaaaaatatTTGGGTGCCCTATTTTAAATCATCTGCTACGGCCCAAAATTTTATGGTATCCTATTTTACATCATCTGCTATGGCGTAAAAATTTCGGATGCCCTAAAACCTACATTTTGGTCCCCTAAAACTGTTTCTGGGTGCCCAATACATcatttgttggagatgctctaattagAGACGGCTTGGCCCTCTCATATCTTTAATTTCTTTCAGATGACAAATGATAAGCAATCCAAACCATTTGAGAAAAAAAAAAGATGGTCATTTGTAGCTTATGGTTAAAAGAAACGGCACTAACTAACTCATCTCCTGCCTAAGTAAAACATCACTCTTAGCCAACCCTCGTGTTCTCCGCTAGACTTGGTCTCAGCTGGCTCGAGCCAAGAGCCCCAAGACACAAGCAAATCCATACCGCAACATCTCCTAGTGAAGGGTCCATGCGCACCGCTCGTTCAGTCATGCATTGTCGTCCTTTATTTTGGAAAGTTATTTAGGTCTTTGTATGGACATGTCACTATGAGCGGCAGGCTTTGTGCCTACATGAATGCATTTACCCGTGTACGCGAAGATATCTTTTTGCATATAAAACCCGAAGATTTCGGATATTGTACAGTTATTATACATCTTAAATAGCTCAAATTCAGCTTTCGATTGCGATATCAAGACCACCAAATTCACTAGCCAACACTTGGATCCTGTAGTTTTATTAGTCTACGGGCGGCTCTGCCGTGTGATGAATCCCAGAGGGGCCAACTGGTGGCATATGGTTCGATTCGATCGCTCAAATTTGACTAGTTTGACGGCAAATATCCTTGTTGTGCGACCATTTCCTGAAGCTTAACAAAACCTGCCGAGGAAAGACGTGGTGGATCGATGCAACCAACCGCAACCAAGCACAGAGTACACTCCTACTGGTTGCGACAAGTGATTTCGGCTTTACTTCCAAAGTTCCAATGCCAACAAGTTTATAAGTTGCGACGGTCTCCGGCTGACTCCTCAGTCCTCGAATCAAACTACACACGATGGCCGTAGCTCGGAGCATCCTGGTTGCACTGCTCGCCGCCAGTGGCGTAGCTAGCCCAACATGCCAGGGTGGTCCACCAATGCAAAATATTCAcataaatatatttatttattataaaaaatatatttttctctaTGCTATATAGATTATGgggaaattccagggtggtccatggaccaccctgtccACCCCCTAGATACGCCACTGCTCGCCGCCGTTTGCATTGCCATCTCCTCGGCCGCCGCGGCGACCAGCGTTAACACCACCGACTTCGTAGGCTGTCTCGCCCTCCACCTTCCTCCGGGGATCGTCTACACGCAGTCATCGGAATCCTACTCGTCCGTCCTCGAGTTCTCCATCAAGAACCTCCGGTTCGTCACGCCGGCCACCCCGACGCCCCTCGTCATCGTCAAGGCCACCCACGCCACACACGTCAGGGTTGCCGTGCGCTGCGGCGCGGCGCACGGCGTCCGCGTGCGCCCGCGCAGCGGTGGCCATGACTACGAGGGGCTCTCCTACCGCTCCCTCGACGCGGCGCGCTCTTTCGCCGTCGTCGACCTGGCGGCGCTGCGCGCGATCCGCGTCGACGTCCGGAGCAGGTCGGCGTGGGTCGAGTCCGGAGCCACGCTCGGCGAGCTTTACTACGGCATCGCCAACAAGAGCGCGCGCCTCGGGTTCCCCGCCGGTGTCGGCCCGACGGTGGGCGTCGGCGGGCACCtcagcggcggcggcttcggcctgaTGCTACGGAAGCACGGCCTCGCCGCGGATCACGTCGTCGACGCCATCATGGTGGACGCCAAGGGGAGGCTCCTGGACAGGGCTGCCATGGGGGAGGACCACTTCTGGGCCatccggggcggcgggggcgggagcTTCGGCATCGTGGTGTCCTGGAAGCTCCTGCTGGTGCGCGTGCCGGCTACCGTCACCGTGTTCACCGTCCACCGGCCAAGAAACCAATCCGCCAGCGATCTCCTCACCAAGTGGCAGCACGTGGCGCCGGCCCTGCCCCGCGACATCATCCTCCGGGTGGTCGTGCAGAACCAGGACGCGCAGTTCGAGTCCCTGTACCTCGGCAGGTGCGCCGGCGTCGTCGCGACGATGACCAAGATGTTCCCGGAGCTGGGCGTGACGCGGCGAGACTGCATCGAGATGAGCTGGATCGAGTCCGTGCTCTACTTCGCGTTCTACGGCACGGGGAAGCCGAAGGAGCTGCTCCTGGACAGGGGCACCAAGCCGGACAGGTACTTCAAGGGCAAGTCGGACTTCGTGCACGAGCCCATCCCGAGGGACGTGTGGGAGAGCACGTGGAGCTGGTTCCTGGAGGACGGCGCCGGGCTGCTCATCCTCGACCCCTTCGGCGGCAGGATGGGCCGCGTCGCGTCGTCGGCGACGCCGTTCCCGCACCGGCACGCGCTCTACAACCTGCAGTACTACGGCTTCTGGTGGGACAACACGACGGAGGCGTCGGAGCAGCATATGAGCTGGGTCAGGGGGGTGCACCGGGAGATGGAGCCGTACGTATCCAAGAGCCCCAGGGGCGCGTACGTGAACTACAAGGACCTGGACCTCGGCGTCAACGAGTATGGTGGCGACGGCGGTGGGACCAGCTACGAGACGGCGAGAGTTTGGGGCGAGGCGTACTTCAAGGATAACTtcgagaggcttgcggcggtgaagGCCAAGGTGGACCCCAGTGATTTCTTCAGGAACGAGCAGAGCATTCCTCCTCTTGGATTACCAGGTGGCAATGGCACGACGCAGAATTGAAAGGGAATGTTAATTTTTCTCTTGTCTTGAAGAAGTTACTTGACTCGAAGGACTGAAGTCTAGATGTCCAAAATATAGTGAAATTCAAACTTGTTGTGGATGTGTAATCTACTCCTCAAAATTAGAAAATCACTTGTGCTGCATTCGTTTCCAACGACTATCACAAGACCGCTTTTGGAACCCCGACTTTTCATCGATACTGGATTTATATTCGGAATATCCAGATTGTCGTCATAGTTATTATTTGTTCTCAACTGTTTGTGCGTATTAGGCATTTGCGGCCATGTTGATTGTACCCCAGTGTGGTCAACAACCTATGAGTGTTGGTTTCCTGATTGCTAAGATGCAAAATCATCCCGTGTTGTAACcgatgatcagaatcgtctccacccaCATCGACAAAGTCTTTCTCACGAAATATACAGAAACCAGTTATGCTATGAGAAAGAGAAGATGCGGACATACAGGTGGATAAACAATGTATATGCGACAAAGTTGTGAATAAGCAAAAGCCTCGAGGGTGAA
Protein-coding regions in this window:
- the LOC123171182 gene encoding berberine bridge enzyme-like Cyn d 4, which gives rise to MDHPVHPLDTPLLAAVCIAISSAAAATSVNTTDFVGCLALHLPPGIVYTQSSESYSSVLEFSIKNLRFVTPATPTPLVIVKATHATHVRVAVRCGAAHGVRVRPRSGGHDYEGLSYRSLDAARSFAVVDLAALRAIRVDVRSRSAWVESGATLGELYYGIANKSARLGFPAGVGPTVGVGGHLSGGGFGLMLRKHGLAADHVVDAIMVDAKGRLLDRAAMGEDHFWAIRGGGGGSFGIVVSWKLLLVRVPATVTVFTVHRPRNQSASDLLTKWQHVAPALPRDIILRVVVQNQDAQFESLYLGRCAGVVATMTKMFPELGVTRRDCIEMSWIESVLYFAFYGTGKPKELLLDRGTKPDRYFKGKSDFVHEPIPRDVWESTWSWFLEDGAGLLILDPFGGRMGRVASSATPFPHRHALYNLQYYGFWWDNTTEASEQHMSWVRGVHREMEPYVSKSPRGAYVNYKDLDLGVNEYGGDGGGTSYETARVWGEAYFKDNFERLAAVKAKVDPSDFFRNEQSIPPLGLPGGNGTTQN